TGGCGGGCCCCTTCTCGTGCACCCGCGTGACCATGGCGCCCGCCGGGCGATCGAGACCGAGCGACTCTGCAAGGTCGGACGTGAGCGCCTGCAGAGAAGCGCCGAGCCAGGGCCGTTGCACCTTGCCGCCTTTGAGCGCCGATTGAACGACCACCCGCACCATGTTGGAAGGAATCGCGAATCCGATCCCGTGCGACCCGCCACTCTTCGAAAAGATGGCCGTGTTGATGCCGACAAGGCGCCCGTCCATATCGACAAGCGCGCCGCCCGAATTACCGGGGTTGATGGCGGCATCCGTCTGGATGAAGAACTGATAGTCGGAAATGCCAACCTTGGTGCGCGCCAGCGCCGACACGATGCCGCTCGTCACAGTCTGGCCCACGCCGAAGGGATCGCCGATGGCGAGCACAAGGTCGCCCACCTCGAGACCGTCGGAGTTGGCGAACTGGACCGCCGGGAACTTGGCACCGTCGCCGTCCAGGCGCAGCACGGCCAAATCCGTCTGGTCGTCCTTGAGCAGGATCTTTGCTGGGAACTCACGGCCATCGTTCAGGGCCACGGTGATCTCCGACTCCTCCCCGCCGCGGATGACGTGATAATTGGTCACCACCACACCATCGGTGCTGACCAAGACACCCGACCCGAGCGAGTTTTGGATGCGCTCCTGCGGCGTCCCGAACTGCGGACCAAAGAAGCGCCGGAAGAACGGGTCGTTGAAAAGCGGGGAAACCGTTTGCTTGACCCTGTGGCGGACATAGACGTTGACAACGGCTGGCGCCGCCCGCTTCACCACGGGCGCAAAGGACTGCTGAACCGCTGCCGCGCTCTTGGGAACGACCTTGGTCACCACCTCGTCCTGCGCGGAAGCCGTGCAGAGCGGCCCCACGCAAAGCATCGCGGTGACAAGGGCAAAATTGCCAATTCTTCGCAGCAAAAAGTCCAAACGTGTCATCTTTCGCTCTGCTAATGAATCTGAAGAAGATGGAACGCACACCTTAGCGAGTGCAAGACAGATCAACCGTCTTCCAAAGAAAACGGGCGTTCTTGCGGCGACAAGGAGCGGAATTGCCCGCGAATTGGCTCAGCCAAATGCCGACCGCCACGCCTGCACGGCTCGGTTGCCGCCGGTCCTTTTTGAACTAAGATGCCGCGCTGGTGAAGGCCTTCACCGGCATAAACAAACGATTGGAGAGAAACGCATGCGTATTGTCAGAATAGGTCTCGCCGCTTTGGCGGCCACGGTGGCCCTGAGCGCCGCAGCGCACGCCGCAGAGGTCAAGAAAAGCGGCCAAGCGACAGGGACGCCAGCCGACGTTTGGGCCGTGGTGGGCGATTTTTGCGCCATCAAGGATTGGCACCCCGCCGTCGTGGAATGCGACGAGATGGAAGAAGGCGGCGACACCTATCGCGTTCTGACTCTCGGCGATGGCGGCAAGATCAAGGAAAAGCTCACCAACAAGGGCGACACGACCTATAGCTACGAGATCATCGAGAGCCCCCTGCCCGTGCAGAACTACGCCGCCACGCTCACAGTGAGCGAGGACGATGGGGACGATATAGCCGAGGTCGTCTGGGTAGCCGAGTTTGATCCCGCCGACGGCGTGGAAGAGGCCAAGGCTGTCGAAGTCATCAGCGGAATTTTCGACGCGGGAATCGAGGGCATCGGAAAGAAAGCCGGCGCGGCGCAATAGCCCCGAGCAGATCATGCTGCCGCCCATGGCCCAGAACTATGAGCCATGGAAGAAACAGAAAAGGCGCACCGCCAAGCGGTGCGCCTTTTTCTTTTGCGGCTAAAGCCGAAGATCGTGTGCGTGAAGCCTTGACCGGCTCTTATGCGGCGGCAGACTCGCCTTCTTCGTCCTGGTCCTGCGTGGGACCGGAATCCTGACCGCGTGCATCCTCGTCGCGATCCACCAGCTCGATCACGGCCATCGGCGCGGAATCGCCGTACCGGAACCCGGCCTTGAGAACGCGGGTGTATCCGCCCGGACGCTCCGCGTAGCGCGGCCCAAGCGTCTCGAACAGCTTCGCCACCTGGTCCTCGTCGCGAATGCGCGCGAAAGCCAGACGGCGGGCGTGAAGATCGCCACGCTTGGCCAGCGTGATGAGCTGATCGGCCACGCGGCGCAGTTCCTTCGCCTTCGGCAAGGTCGTCACGATCTGCTCATGCTTAATGAGCGCGGCCGCCATATTGGCGAACAACGAACTGCGATGCGTCGATGTCCGGTTCAGCTTCCGGCCTGCCTTGCGGTGTCGCATTGACTTTTCCTCTTTCGAAGCTCGTCAGGCCGCCCTTTCGAACGGCCTGGCGGCTAGTAATGATCCTCGAAGCGCTTAGCAAGCTCTTCGATGTTCTCCGGCGGCCAATCCGGCACGTCCATGCCCAGATGCAGGCCCATGGAGGCCAGGACCTCCTTGATCTCGTTCAGCGACTTGCGGCCGAAGTTCGGTGTCCGCAGCATCTCTGCTTCCGTCTTCTGGATAAGGTCGCCGATGTAAACGATGTTGTCGTTCTTCAGGCAGTTGGCCGAACGGACCGACAGTTCCAGCTCGTCGACCTTCTTGAGCAGCGCGGCGTTGAACACCAGCTCCGGCTGCTGCTGGAACGTCTGCTCCTTCTTCGGCTCTTCGAAGTTCACGAAGACCGAGAGCTGATCCTGAATGATACGCGCCGCGAGCGCGATCGTGTCTTCGGGGCGAACCGAACCGTCCGTCTCGATATTCATGGTGAGCTTGTCGTAGTCGAGGATCTGCCCCTCGCGAGTGTTCTCGACCCGGTAGGAGACCTTGCGCACCGGGCTGAACAGCGAGTCCACGGGAATGAAGCCGATCGGCGCATCGTCCGGGCGGTTCCGCTCGGCCGGCACATAGCCCTTGCCGGACGCGGAGGTGAACTCCATGTGGATAGCGGCGCCTTCATCGAGCGTGCAGATGACGTGCTCCGGGTTCAGGATCTCGACATCGGAACCGCCCTGAATGTCGCCAGCCGTCGCAATGCCGGGGCCTTCCTTCTGAAGCACCATGCGCTTCACGCCTTCGGAATGCTGGTTGACCGCGATTTCCTTGATGTTGAGGACGATGTTGGTCACGTCCTCACGCACGCCCGGAATGGACGAGAACTCGTGCAACACGCCATCGATATGGACGGACGTGATGGCCGCACCCTGAAGCGAAGACAGGAGCACACGACGCAGCGCATTGCCGAGCGTCAGGCCGAAGCCGCGCTCGAGCGGCTCGGCGACAACAGTCGCATACCGTGCCGGATCGCGGCCGGGGGTGACGTTGAGCTTGGTGGGCTTGATGAGATCTTGCCAGTTCTTTTGCAGCACCGGTGTCGCCCTTTCTTGATCGTTGTTTGGAGCCTGAGGCTCCGGAATACGAATGTCTTCGTCCAGCATCGTGCGTCAGCTTGCCTTTTCGTCTTAGACGCGGCGGCGCTTGCGCGGCCGGCAACCGTTGTGCGGGATCGGCGTCACATCGCGAATGGAGATGATGTTGAAGCCCGCCGCCTGAAGCGCACGCAGAGCGGACTCACGGCCCGACCCCGGACCGCGCACCTCGATCTCGAGGTTCTTCATGCCGTGCTCGGTCGCCTTCTTACCGGCGTCCTCCGCGGCGACCTGTGCCGCATAAGGGGTCGACTTCCGCGATCCCTTGAAGCCCATGGCACCAGCCGAAGACCAGGAAATCGCGTTCCCTTGAGCGTCGGTGATGGTGATCATGGTATTATTGAAGCTTGCATGCACATGGGCCACGCCGGACGTGATGTTCTTCCGTTCCCGGCGGCGTACCCGTGCTTTTTCCTTGGCCATGCTCTATTCCCGCGAATTCCACTGAGTCGCGGCAAAAGCATCGCAAAGGTGCTTGGCCGCGCGTTCGTAAGGTCTCTACTTCTTCTTGCCTGCGATCGGCTTCGCCGGCCCCTTGCGCGTGCGCGCGTTGGTGTGCGTCCGCTGACCGCGAACCGGCAGACCGCGCCGGTGCCGCAGGCCGCGATAGCAGCCCAAGTCCATGAGGCGCTTGATATTCATCGACACTTCGCGCCGAAGGTCGCCCTCGACCACGTAGTCGCGGTCGATGGTCTCACGAATCTGGATCACCTCGGATTCGGTGAGTTCGTTCACCCGCCGCTCGGACGGAATGGAAACCTTCTCACAGATCTCCTTGGCAAAAGCATCGCCAATCCCATGGATATAGGTCAGCGCGATCTCGACCCGCTTGTTGGTCGGAATGTTCACGCCTGCAATTCGGGCCACGTCGTCGCCTCCTCACACAGCACGCGCTAACGTGCTGAAATTAAACCAATTTAGCCTATTGAAACACAACAAAACCGACCGCGGACAGGCATCGCCCCCGGGTCCGGTCAGTCCATCAAGCCATGGAACGCGTCTATGTAGCGATTCCGCTTGACAAGGTCAACTGGCCGTAAGCCCGGAAAAACCTAGTTTTGGGCCTATTCTCCGTCCAGCGCCTGATCTATCTCCTTCTGAACCGTAGCAATATCGGCCATACCATCGACGGTTCTGACCTTACCTTGTGCCGTGTAATAGCCGACCAGCGGCTCTGTCTGGTCGTGATATGCCTTCAGCCGCTCCCGAACGACTTCTTCCGTATCGTCCTTGCGGCGCTTGAACTCCGTTCCGCCGCACCGGTCGCAGACGCCCTCTTCCTTGGGCTTCTTGAAAAGCGTGTGGTAGCCCTCGCCGCAGCTGGCGCAGGTGTACCGGCCTGTGATCCGGCCGACGAGCGCATCGTCGTCCACGTCGATCACCACGACCCGGTCCACTTGGTCCCCGCGGGACTTCAGAAGCGAGTCCAGGGCCTCGGCTTGGCCGATCGTGCGCGGAAAGCCGTCAAGGATAAACCCGGCGCCGCCTTCCTCCTGATCCATCCGCTCGGAAATCAGGCCGATGACGAGCTCGTCCGGCACCAATTCGCCGCGCTCCATGATGTCGCCGGCCTGCTGACCGAGTTTGGTCCCGGCCGCGACCGCGGCGCGCAGCATGTCGCCCGTCGAGAGCTGCACCAAACCCCGCATGTCCTCGAGCCGCTTCGCCTGCGTTCCCTTGCCTGCACCCGGCGCGCCCAGCATCACCAAGTTCATCGACGCCGTCCCCTCAGCTTGGCCTTCTTGATCAGCCCCTCGTACTGGTGGGCCAGAAGGTGGCTCTGGATTTGAGCCACGGTATCCATGGTCACGCTCACAACGATGAGGAGCGAGGTGCCGCCGAAGTAGAACGGAACGCCCCATTCGGCGATGAGAATTTCAGGAAGGACGCAGACGGCGGCCAGATAGATCGCACCGACGACCGTAATCCGGGTCAGCACGTAGTCGATATACTCGGCCGTGCGCTCGCCGGGACGGATGCCCGGAAGGAAGCCGCCATACTTCTTGAGGTTATCCGCCGTCTCCTTGGGGTTGAACACAACCGCCGTGTAGAAAAAGGCGAAGAAGATGATCAGCGAGACGTAGATCAGGATGTAGAGCGGCTGCCCGCGGCCCAGCATGGCCGTCACAGAGGTCAACCACTCGGGGCCCTGCCCGGCCGAGAAATTTGCGACCGTGATCGGCAGCAGCAGCAGCGACGAGGCGAAGATCGGCGGAATCACGCCGGCGGTATTCAGCTTTAGGGGGAGATGCGAGGCATCGCCCTGGAACATCTTGTTGCCGACTTGTCGCTTCGGATACTGCACCAACAATCGCCGCTGGGCGCGCTCCATGAAGACGATGAAGCCGATGACCGCAGTCGCCACGATGAACAGGGCGAGGATCAGCCCCGTGGACAAGGCGCCTTGCTTGCCAAGTTCCAGCGTTCCGATCAGCGCTGCCGGCAGTCCCGCGACGATACCGGCATAGATGATCAGCGAGATGCCGTTACCGACGCCGCGCGCCGTGATCTGCTCGCCGAGCCACATCAGGAAGACGGTACCACCCACCAGGGTGATGACGGTCGTAATGCGGAAGAACCAGCCCGGATCGGTGACGATGTTACCGGCGCCTTCGAGGCCAACGGCGATGCCGTAGCCTTGAAGCGCGGCCAAAAGAACCGTGCCGTAGCGGGTATACTGATTGATCTGACGGCGGCCCTGCTCGCCTTCCTTCTTGAGCTGCTCAAGCGTCGGCGAGACCGTCGTCAGAAGCTGAATGATAATCGATGCCGAAATGTACGGCATGATGTTGAGCGCGAAAATCGCCATGCGCCCGACAGCGCCGCCGGAGAACATGTTGAACATGCCCAAGATGCCGGACTGCTGCTGCTTGAAGACGTCCGCAAGCGCCTGAGGATTGATGCCCGGAATCGGAATATAGGTTCCGAGCCGGTAGATCACGAGCGCGACCAGCGTGAACATGATGCGCTTCTTGAGTTCGTCGGCCTTCGCAAAGGCGGCGAAGTTCAAGTTCGACGCGAGCTGTTCTGCGGCAGATGCCATTAGCGCTCTTCCCTTCTCCGGGCCGGCTGGACGGGCCTACAAACCAGCCGCCCTGCCTCGTCCCGGCCCGCCCTACTCGGACGTGTCGTTCTTCGCTGCGGATTTCTTGGCAGCCGCCTTCTTGGGAGCGGCTTTCTTCGTGGCCGCCTTCTTGGCGGTTTTCTTCGGCGCGCCCTCGCCTTCCGGCTTGGCCTGACGCTGCGGCATCTCCGTGATCGTCACGGTGCCGCCGGCCGCCTCGACAGCCTTGACCGCACCACTCGACGCCCCGGTGACCTCGAACGACACTTTCGATTTGAGCTCGCCCCGGCCGAGCAGACGCACGCCGTCGCGTGCGCGGCGGACGACGCCGGCATCGACCAGCGCCTGAACCGTGACCGGCTTGGAGGCGTCAAGCTTCTTGTCGTCGATCGCCGTCTGGATACGGCCGACATTCACCTCGTTGAAGTGCTTGGCGAACTTGTTGTTGAAGCCGCGCTTCGGCAGGCGCATGTGGATCGGCATCTGGCCGCCCTCAAAGCCCTTGATGGCTACGCCCGAGCGCGATTTCTGGCCCTTCTGGCCATGACCGGACGTCTTGCCCAGGCCAGAGCCGATACCGCGTCCCACACGCTTCTTCGACGTTGTCGCGCCGGGAAGGTCGCGAAGATCGTTCAGTCGCATCTTATCTACCCTTAAGCTCCGGCCTCGTCCTCGACGATACGCACCAGGTGGCTCACCTTAGCCACCATGCCGCGCACTTCGGGGCTGTCGACCAGCGTCCGCCGCTTGTGCATCTTGTTCAGGCCGAGCCCGATAAGGGTCGCGCGCTGCACGCCGGGCCGCCGGATCGGGCTTCCGATCTGCTCCACGACGATTGTCTTCTTATTCTCGGCCATCTTCCTTCAACCTTGTCTATGCGCCTTTAGGCTTGCGCCTCGGCACCATCGCCCGCCTGATCACGGCGGCGCGACACGATTTCGCTTACCTTCTTCCCGCGCCGCGCGGCCACGCCGCGGGGGCTGTCCTCATGGCGCAGCGCATCGAACGTGGCGCGCACCATGTTGTAGGGGTTCGAGCTGCCAAGCGACTTCGCAACCACGTCCTGGATGCCAAGCGTCTCGAACACGGCACGCATTGGGCCGCCGGCGATGATGCCGGTACCGGGAGGCGCCGCGCGCAGGATCACCTTGCCCGCGCCGTGCTGTCCGCGCACGTCGTGGTGCAGCGTCCGGCCTTCGCGCAAGGGCACCTTGACCAGGTTGCGCTTTGCCGATTCCGTCGCCTTGCGGATTGCCTCCGGCACTTCGCGCGCCTTGCCGTGGCCGAAACCGACCCGGCCCTTCTGGTCGCCGACAACGACCAGCGCAGCAAAACCAAACCGGCGTCCGCCCTTCACCACCTTGGCGACGCGGTTGATGTGAACCAGCTTGTCGACGAATTCGCTGTCGCGATCGTCGCGATCGCGGTCTCTACCTTGCGGGCCTCGTGCCACGGTCGAT
This genomic window from Methyloceanibacter caenitepidi contains:
- the rpsE gene encoding 30S ribosomal protein S5 produces the protein MARGPQGRDRDRDDRDSEFVDKLVHINRVAKVVKGGRRFGFAALVVVGDQKGRVGFGHGKAREVPEAIRKATESAKRNLVKVPLREGRTLHHDVRGQHGAGKVILRAAPPGTGIIAGGPMRAVFETLGIQDVVAKSLGSSNPYNMVRATFDALRHEDSPRGVAARRGKKVSEIVSRRRDQAGDGAEAQA
- the rpsM gene encoding 30S ribosomal protein S13, with translation MARIAGVNIPTNKRVEIALTYIHGIGDAFAKEICEKVSIPSERRVNELTESEVIQIRETIDRDYVVEGDLRREVSMNIKRLMDLGCYRGLRHRRGLPVRGQRTHTNARTRKGPAKPIAGKKK
- the rplO gene encoding 50S ribosomal protein L15 — translated: MRLNDLRDLPGATTSKKRVGRGIGSGLGKTSGHGQKGQKSRSGVAIKGFEGGQMPIHMRLPKRGFNNKFAKHFNEVNVGRIQTAIDDKKLDASKPVTVQALVDAGVVRRARDGVRLLGRGELKSKVSFEVTGASSGAVKAVEAAGGTVTITEMPQRQAKPEGEGAPKKTAKKAATKKAAPKKAAAKKSAAKNDTSE
- a CDS encoding adenylate kinase, translated to MNLVMLGAPGAGKGTQAKRLEDMRGLVQLSTGDMLRAAVAAGTKLGQQAGDIMERGELVPDELVIGLISERMDQEEGGAGFILDGFPRTIGQAEALDSLLKSRGDQVDRVVVIDVDDDALVGRITGRYTCASCGEGYHTLFKKPKEEGVCDRCGGTEFKRRKDDTEEVVRERLKAYHDQTEPLVGYYTAQGKVRTVDGMADIATVQKEIDQALDGE
- the rplQ gene encoding 50S ribosomal protein L17; translated protein: MRHRKAGRKLNRTSTHRSSLFANMAAALIKHEQIVTTLPKAKELRRVADQLITLAKRGDLHARRLAFARIRDEDQVAKLFETLGPRYAERPGGYTRVLKAGFRYGDSAPMAVIELVDRDEDARGQDSGPTQDQDEEGESAAA
- the secY gene encoding preprotein translocase subunit SecY — encoded protein: MASAAEQLASNLNFAAFAKADELKKRIMFTLVALVIYRLGTYIPIPGINPQALADVFKQQQSGILGMFNMFSGGAVGRMAIFALNIMPYISASIIIQLLTTVSPTLEQLKKEGEQGRRQINQYTRYGTVLLAALQGYGIAVGLEGAGNIVTDPGWFFRITTVITLVGGTVFLMWLGEQITARGVGNGISLIIYAGIVAGLPAALIGTLELGKQGALSTGLILALFIVATAVIGFIVFMERAQRRLLVQYPKRQVGNKMFQGDASHLPLKLNTAGVIPPIFASSLLLLPITVANFSAGQGPEWLTSVTAMLGRGQPLYILIYVSLIIFFAFFYTAVVFNPKETADNLKKYGGFLPGIRPGERTAEYIDYVLTRITVVGAIYLAAVCVLPEILIAEWGVPFYFGGTSLLIVVSVTMDTVAQIQSHLLAHQYEGLIKKAKLRGRRR
- a CDS encoding DegQ family serine endoprotease, which produces MTRLDFLLRRIGNFALVTAMLCVGPLCTASAQDEVVTKVVPKSAAAVQQSFAPVVKRAAPAVVNVYVRHRVKQTVSPLFNDPFFRRFFGPQFGTPQERIQNSLGSGVLVSTDGVVVTNYHVIRGGEESEITVALNDGREFPAKILLKDDQTDLAVLRLDGDGAKFPAVQFANSDGLEVGDLVLAIGDPFGVGQTVTSGIVSALARTKVGISDYQFFIQTDAAINPGNSGGALVDMDGRLVGINTAIFSKSGGSHGIGFAIPSNMVRVVVQSALKGGKVQRPWLGASLQALTSDLAESLGLDRPAGAMVTRVHEKGPAKSAGLQVGDVIVSFDGRDIQDPEALQYRFVTKGVGNTVELGLYRDGKRFRTTIATVAPIEDPPRDEREVTGANPFAGSSVANLSPAVSAELGLDDVADKGVVVTKVERRSNAGRLGLRPGDMIVGVNEQEVESVKQLSVLLQIRTDRWRLAIERGGKVFDLTVRG
- the rpsK gene encoding 30S ribosomal protein S11, which codes for MAKEKARVRRRERKNITSGVAHVHASFNNTMITITDAQGNAISWSSAGAMGFKGSRKSTPYAAQVAAEDAGKKATEHGMKNLEIEVRGPGSGRESALRALQAAGFNIISIRDVTPIPHNGCRPRKRRRV
- the rpmD gene encoding 50S ribosomal protein L30, encoding MAENKKTIVVEQIGSPIRRPGVQRATLIGLGLNKMHKRRTLVDSPEVRGMVAKVSHLVRIVEDEAGA
- a CDS encoding SRPBCC family protein, whose product is MRIVRIGLAALAATVALSAAAHAAEVKKSGQATGTPADVWAVVGDFCAIKDWHPAVVECDEMEEGGDTYRVLTLGDGGKIKEKLTNKGDTTYSYEIIESPLPVQNYAATLTVSEDDGDDIAEVVWVAEFDPADGVEEAKAVEVISGIFDAGIEGIGKKAGAAQ
- a CDS encoding DNA-directed RNA polymerase subunit alpha; translated protein: MLQKNWQDLIKPTKLNVTPGRDPARYATVVAEPLERGFGLTLGNALRRVLLSSLQGAAITSVHIDGVLHEFSSIPGVREDVTNIVLNIKEIAVNQHSEGVKRMVLQKEGPGIATAGDIQGGSDVEILNPEHVICTLDEGAAIHMEFTSASGKGYVPAERNRPDDAPIGFIPVDSLFSPVRKVSYRVENTREGQILDYDKLTMNIETDGSVRPEDTIALAARIIQDQLSVFVNFEEPKKEQTFQQQPELVFNAALLKKVDELELSVRSANCLKNDNIVYIGDLIQKTEAEMLRTPNFGRKSLNEIKEVLASMGLHLGMDVPDWPPENIEELAKRFEDHY